The following proteins come from a genomic window of Malus sylvestris chromosome 4, drMalSylv7.2, whole genome shotgun sequence:
- the LOC126619093 gene encoding putative WEB family protein At1g65010, chloroplastic: MEVDEMDSLFEGMVLFTPNNSGNNSLPQLEDLEKHHLPDHGGQDPALQSHQDGDAPPPPPPPPPPPESSSSEPLDENLFSDLTVQFQTLPDPEGPLTQTHDDLVQNQTPASKPTPPATTSRQNSSTSRRKKRAAGLRIGYARDSYSSSRADDPDLDDDSLPYTSTSISTTPVVPTSTPSSDSTPPPPPPVSLSVSEPEPVPVEVVVNDKEAPPELRLDQSKALIADKLSHARQLAASISAARKESIAKRRAAADHLNLASVNEANLEKQLEEACEAEDFDTAQRLSDSLAAAQSQKQVLLAALRDAEAECDAVDTKMHQVLQSQITAEEECASLLQRFATDASNDADLVLQTAEAHSSKETEEWLSSTEALHAKKMELEIESHIIDDAGIVLDSSIDTLVEDDKREKECLCKKKNVLMDELEKLLALVKQKEQEIAQNDRDIKQVEERIDLALSGFQDMQSSIQAKSSNLQAALSRINVESEALSTKKTEIDAFLTREQEREAKLRELARASTEEAEAYQQVAALRKTLMSSILKSREDNITLAKTEEELSKDVQMLQQDVSASRASLQELSSKKSSIQQDIASSKQKMIFIDKRIPELEAEKKVAATARNFKEAARLAAEAKSLNAEKEGIQNDMEKAILELEKLEQEIKETVNRLQETEGHILSKEKELATARFQRLLLISGIAKAEREAALELGNLEEANLLLAEAEAADSEANKLQPLYDLKVEEVERLPKQFISVELISNLGWKQLEELAALVQPSQG; encoded by the exons ATGGAGGTTGACGAAATGGATTCGCTCTTCGAGGGCATGGTCTTGTTTACCCCTAACAATTCTGGTAATAACAGTCTACCCCAATTGGAGGATTTGGAGAAACACCATCTCCCTGATCACGGTGGTCAAGATCCAGCCCTTCAATCTCACCAAGATGGAGATGCTCCTCCACCTCCGCCACCTCCGCCACCTCCGCCAGAATCATCATCCTCCGAGCCTCTTGACGAGAACCTCTTCTCCGACCTCACAGTCCAATTCCAGACCCTCCCAGACCCAGAAGGTCCACTAACACAGACACACGACGACCTTGTTCAGAATCAAACCCCCGCATCGAAACCAACACCGCCTGCGACAACATCCAGACAGAACTCCTCCACTTCCAGACGGAAAAAGCGAGCCGCTGGCCTCCGCATCGGATACGCCCGCGATTCCTATTCCAGTTCCAGGGCCGATGATCCCGATCTCGACGACGACTCCCTCCCCTACACCTCCACCTCCATCTCCACCACCCCCGTGGTCCCTACTTCCACTCCATCTTCTGACTCcactccccctcctcctccgcctGTATCCTTATCAGTATCGGAACCAGAACCAGTACCAGTAGAAGTGGTCGTAAATGACAAAGAAGCCCCTCCCGAGCTCCGGTTGGATCAGAGCAAGGCTCTGATCGCCGACAAGCTCAGTCACGCTCGCCAATTGGCTGCCTCCATCTCCGCCGCAAGGAAGGAATCCATTGCCAAGAGAAGGGCAGCAGCGGACCATCTCAATTTGGCGTCTGTCAATGAAGCCAATCTCGAGAAACAGCTGGAAGAGGCTTGCGAGGCTGAGGATTTCGACACTGCACAAAGGCTCAGTGACAGCCTTGCAGCTGCTCAGAGCCAGAAGCAAGTTCTGTTAGCCGCCCTCAGAGATGCCGAGGCCGAATGTGATGCTGTGGACACCAAAATGCATCAAGTTCTCCAATCCCAAATCACCGCCGAGGAAGAATGTGCTTCTCTGCTTCAACGCTTTGCCACC GATGCCTCGAATGATGCAGATTTGGTCTTACAAACAGCAGAAGCCCACTCTTCAAAAGAAACAGAAGAATGGCTTTCATCGACTGAAGCCTTGCATGCCAAGAAAATGGAACTGGAGATTGAATCCCATATCATCGATGATGCTGGGATTGTCTTGGACTCTTCCATTGACACTTTGGTGGAGGATGACAAGAGGGAGAAAGAATGTCTCTGTAAGAAAAAGAACGTTCTCATGGACGAACTGGAGAAGCTACTTGCTTTGGTGAAGCAGAAGGAACAAGAGATTGCACAAAATGATCGTGACATCAAACAAGTTGAGGAAAGGATTGATCTTGCTCTTTCTGGCTTCCAGGATATGCAATCTAGCATTCAGGCCAAGTCCAGCAACTTGCAAGCAGCCCTCTCTAGGATAAATGTAGAGAGTGAGGCTCTGTCAACAAAAAAGACGGAAATTGATGCCTTCCTTACTCGGGAACAAGAGAGGGAAGCAAAGTTGAGGGAACTGGCCAGGGCTTCCACAGAGGAAGCGGAGGCATACCAACAAGTTGCTGCTCTTAGAAAAACTCTCATGTCCTCTATTTTGAAGTCCAGGGAAGATAATATCACGCTTGCAAAGACTGAGGAAGAGCTCTCCAAGGATGTTCAAATGCTCCAACAGGATGTTTCTGCCTCAAGAGCTTCACTGCAGGAACTGTCTTCGAAAAAGTCGAGCATTCAGCAAGATATAGCATCCTCTAAGCAGAAAATGATTTTCATAGACAAAAGAATTCCAGAGCTGGAAGCAGAAAAGAAAGTCGCTGCAACTGCAAGAAATTTTAAGGAAGCAGCACGACTTGCTGCCGAGGCTAAGTCATTGAATGCTGAAAAGGAAGGGATACAGAATGACATGGAAAAAGCCATCTTAGAGCTTGAGAAACTCGAGCAAGAGATAAAAGAGACTGTTAACAGATTGCAGGAGACAGAGGGGCATATTCTCTCCAAGGAAAAAGAGCTAGCTACGGCTAGGTTTCAGAGGTTGCTTCTGATATCTGGTATTGCTAAAGCAGAAAGAGAAGCTGCTTTGGAGTTGGGTAACCTTGAAGAAGCTAACCTTCTGCTTGCGGAGGCCGAAGCAGCAGACTCTGAAGCAAATAAGCTTCAACCGTTATACGATCTCAAGGTGGAAGAGGTTGAAAGATTACCAAAGCAGTTCATCTCCGTGGAGCTTATATCTAATCTTGGGTGGAAGCAGTTAGAAGAATTAGCAGCATTAGTGCAACCTTCTCAGGGGTGA